A portion of the Suricata suricatta isolate VVHF042 chromosome 11, meerkat_22Aug2017_6uvM2_HiC, whole genome shotgun sequence genome contains these proteins:
- the HPS5 gene encoding Hermansky-Pudlak syndrome 5 protein isoform X3 gives MFPVQTITTVDSCVVQLDYLDGRLLISSITRSFLCDTEREKFWKIGSKERDGEYGACFFPGRCSAGQQPLIYCARPGSRMWEVNFDGEVISTHQFKKLLSSPPLPVITLRSEPQYDHTVGSSQSLAFPKLLHLSEHCVLTWTERGIYIFIPQNVQVLLWSEVKDIQDVAVFKNELFCLHLNGKVSHLSLLSVERCVERLLRKGLWNLAACTCCLFQNSIIASRGRKSLTVDKLEHLKSQLDLTTNSDLISQLEELILKFEPLDSACSSRRSSISSHESFSILDSGIYRVISSRRSSQSDEDSCSLHSQTLSEDERLKEFTSHPEEEQLDQCWSSHGNEGDNDSVSHAPVTLETDKNETFLPFSIPLPFRSPSPLVSLQAVKESVSSFVRKTTEKIGTLHTGPDLKIRPEPRGDEQLCEEDVSPVSWPKEEDTEGKKEVISQPPEEDKFQDLKVATAEAMTKLQDPLVLFEPKSLRMVLQEWLSQLEKTFAMKDFSGISDTGTSSMASNQDVQLFDESKKGVLDEDNEKEKRDSLGNEETVDQTACESTSSLREPLDDLFQVCSPCSIDNSLKKDLAELATLCLELNVLNSETKSTSGHVDHTLQLYSPEVLACQFIKKYFFVLDLKRAKESIKLSYINSPCVWDTFIEGLKEMASSSPAHMEIEEGDLPSRLKLVNDSVPFDSPLLIAYATRLYEKFGESALRSLIRFYPSILPSDVMQLCHHHPAEFLAYLDSLVKSRPEDQRPSFLESLLQPESLRLDWLLLAVSHDAPPSASTMDGEGNPRPHSHLFSWGYSQLVLHLIKLPADFTTKEKMADICRSHGFWPGYLTLCLELERRREAFTNIVCLNDMSLMEGDNGWIPETVEEWKLLLHLVQNKSMKPAPQKSPNGNFSDGPSPINVENVALLLAKSMGPDRAWSLLQECGLTLELSQRFTRTCDILRIAEKRQRALIQSMLEKCDRFLWSQQA, from the exons agaaaaattttggaaaatcgGAAGcaaggaaagagatggagaataTGGAGCTTGTTTCTTCCCTGGAAGATGTTCTGCGGGCCAGCAACCCCTAATATATTGTGCTCGCCCTGGCTCCAGGATGTGGGAAGTGAACTTCGACGGGGAAGTTATAAGTACACATCAGTTTAAGAAACTCCTCTCGTCACCACCTCTCCCTGTGATCACTCTAAG ATCAGAACCTCAGTATGATCATACAGTTGGATCTTCCCAGTCTTTGGCTTTTCCCAAACTCTTACATCTTAG TGAACACTGTGTGCTGACGTGGACAGAAAGaggaatttatattttcattcctCAGAATGTTCAAGTTCTTCTTTGGAGTGAAGTCAAgg ATATTCAGGATGTGGCCGTCTTCAAGAATGAGCTGTTCTGTTTGCACCTAAATGGGAAAGTCTCACATCTTTCTCTGTTGTCTGTGGAGCGCTGTGTGGAGCGCCTGCTGAGGAAAGGCCTGTGGAACCTGGCTGCTTGCACCTGCTGTCTTTTCCAAAATTCTATCATTGCCAGCAGA GGAAGAAAATCTTTGACTGTGGATAAATTGGAGCATTTGAAATCTCAGCTGGACCTTACAACCAATAGTGATCTGATTTCTCAACTGGAAGAACTGATCTTAAAATTTGAACCTTTGGATTCAGCGTGCAGCAGTAGAAGAAGTTCCATTTCATCACAT gagagttTCAGCATCTTGGACTCCGGTATTTATCGTGTCATTAGTAGTAGAAGAAGCAGTCAGTCAGATGAAGACTCTTGTTCCCTTCACAGCCAAACCCTTTCAGAAGATGAGAGACTCAAAGAATTCACCTCACATCCAGAAGAGGAACAGCTGGATCAGTGCTGGAGCTCACACGGAAATGAAGGTGATAATG ACAGTGTTTCTCATGCTCCTGTGACATTAGAGACAGACAAGAATGAAACTTTTCTCCCGTTCAGCATTCCATTACCATTTCGTTCTCCATCTCCTCTTGTATCTCTTCAGGCTGTCAAGGAAAG TGTTTCCAGCTTTGTACGTAAAACTACTGAGAAGATTGGCACCCTTCATACAGGCCCTGATCTGAAAATAAGACCGGAACCCAGGGGTGATGAGCAGTTATGTGAGGAGGATGTGAGTCCAGTCTCCTGGCCAAAGGAAGAAGACACTGA gggaaaaaaagaagtaattagtCAACCTCCAGAAGAGGACAAGTTCCAAGACCTCAAAGTAGCAACAGCAGAAGCAAT GACCAAGCTACAGGACCCACTGGTTTTGTTTGAACCCAAGTCTCTGAGAATGGTTTTACAAGAGTGGCTTTCACAGttagagaaaacatttgccaTGAAGGACTTTTCAGGCATTTCAGATACTGGTACCTCATCTATGGCATCAAACCAGGATGTGCAATTGTTTGATGAGTCAAAAAAGGGAGTGTTAGATgaagataatgaaaaagaaaaaagagactcttTAGGCAATGAAGAAACTGTTGACCAAACAGCATGTGAATCTACAAGTAGTCTGAGGGAGCCCTTGGATGACCTTTTCCAAGTGTGTTCTCCATGCAGCATAGATAACAGTCTAAAGAAGGATCTGGCTGAATTGGCAACGTTGTGCTTGGAGTTGAATGTGTTGAATTCTGAGACCAAAAGCACAAGTGGACATGTGGACCACACTTTGCAACTGTACTCTCCTGAGGTTCTGGCTTGTCAGTTcataaagaagtatttttttgtCCTGGACttgaaaagagcaaaagagagtATCAAGCTTAGTTACATTAACAGTCCTTGTGTTTGGGATACTTTTATTGAAGGATTGAAAG AGATGGCAAGCTCTAGTCCTGCACATATGGAGATTGAAGAAGGAGACCTACCATCCAGGTTAAAGTTAGTGAATGACTCAGTCCCCTTTGACAGTCCTTTGTTGATTGCTTATGCCACCCG attGTATGAAAAGTTTGGAGAATCTGCTCTTCGGTCCTTAATCAGGTTCTACCCCTCCATTTTGCCTTCGGATGTCATGCAACTTTGTCATCATCATCCGGCTGAGTTTTTGGCCTATTTAGACAGTCTGGTGAAATCCAGGCCTGAAGATCAACG GCCGTCCTTCCTTGAGTCCCTTCTACAACCAGAATCTTTAAGATTGGATTGGCTGCTTTTGGCGGTGTCCCATGATGCTCCCCCAAGCGCAAGCACCATGGATGGTGAAGGAAACCCCAG GCCCCATTCACACTTGTTTTCCTGGGGTTACAGTCAGCTGGTGCTCCATCTCATTAAACTACCCGCAGATTTTACAACCAAGGAGAAAATGGCTGACATCTGTAGGTCTCATGG TTTCTGGCCTGGATATCTTACTCTTTGTTTGGAgctggagagaagaagagaggctTTCACCAACATTGTGTGTCTGAATGATATGAGCCTGATGGAAGGGGACAATG gTTGGATCCCAGAGACTGTGGAGGAATGGAAGCTTCTCCTACATCTTGTACAGAACAAGAGCATGAAGCCAGCCCCCCAGAAGTCACCAAACGGGAACTTCAGTGATGGGCCTTCCCCCATCAATGTGGAGAATGTGGCGCTCCTGTTGGCTAAGTCCATGGGCCCAGATCGTGCCTGGTCACTGCTGCAGGAATGTGGTTTGACCCTTGAGCTGTCACAGAGGTTTACCAGAACCTGCGATATCCTAAGGATtgcagagaaaaggcagag AGCCTTGATACAAAGCATGCTTGAAAAATGTGATCGGTTTCTCTGGTCTCAGCAGGCCTAG
- the LOC115271990 gene encoding serum amyloid A protein-like, producing MKLFVGIVLCSLVLDVCSQRWLTFLKEAGQGTKDMWRAYSDMREANYKDSDKYFHARGNYDAAQRGPGGAWAAKVISDARENSQRITDFFRHGDSGHGAEDSKADQAANEWGRSGKDPNHFRPAGLPDKY from the exons ATGAAGCTTTTCGTGGGCATCGTGTTGTGCTCCCTGGTCCTGGACGTCTGCAGCCAGAGATGGCTCACGTTCCTCAAGGAAGCTGGTCAAG ggaCTAAAGACATGTGGAGAGCCTACTCTGACATGAGAGAAGCCAATTACAAAGATTCAGACAAATACTTCCACGCCCGGGGGAACTATGATGCCGCACAGAGGGGACCTGGGGGTGCTTGGGCGGCAAAAGTGATCAG CGACGCCAGAGAGAATTCTCAGAGGATCACAGACTTTTTTCGGCATGGAGACAGCGGCCACGGAGCCGAGGACTCGAAGGCTGACCAGGCTGCCAATGAATGGGGCCGGAGCGGCAAGGACCCCAACCACTTCCGACCTGCTGGCCTGCCTGACAAGTACTGA